One Cryptomeria japonica chromosome 9, Sugi_1.0, whole genome shotgun sequence genomic window carries:
- the LOC131060239 gene encoding probable disease resistance protein At4g33300 encodes MRDLALYLANHDNNIYRRRLYMPKMKDQLPSDWEVLSSKAHTVSIHTGAMKDTDWPQMEFPKVKALVLYFIASEYCIPTFLHTMKNLKVLIIHNADGAKRSKLSGVAGFQELSQLKTLHLERLIVPEEWKGLGRDKTFNFPGLLEFNVSYCIDLEELPAGLCSSNSLKKLSVTHCHRLAKLPDEMDKLLSLKKITLFESPGLTALPSSICHLKKLKFLDISSCICLKVNKWRRCELKDTLQRVAKMSSLKRVICDKKNEQLFKSTSRTDLKVHTVVEQEGNLDWLYLKTLNGRN; translated from the exons ATGAGAGATTTGGCCCTGTATTTGGCAAATCATGATAATAATATTTATCGTAGAAGGCTGTATATGCCTAAAATGAAAGATCAGTTGCCCTCCGACTGGGAAGTTCTTTCATCTAAAGCCCACACTGTTTCCATTCACACAG GGGCAATGAAGGACACAGACTGGCCTCAAATGGAGTTCCCTAAGGTGAAAGCTTTGGTTTTATATTTCATTGCAAGTGAATATTGCATTCCAACGTTTTTGCACACAATGAAAAATCTCAAGGTTCTGATAATCCATAATGCTGATGGAGCAAAACGAAGCAAGCTCAGTGGTGTGGCTGGTTTCCAAGAACTTTCTCAACTTAAAACTCTGCATCTTGAAAGGCTGATAGTTCCTGAGGAGTGGAAG GGCCTTGGTAGGGATAAAACGTTCAACTTTCCTGGGCTTCTGGAATTTAATGTGAGCTACTGCATTGATCTTGAAGAGTTGCCAGCAGGACTCTGTTCTTCAAATTCCCTGAAAAAGTTGTCAGTTACTCATTGCCATCGCCTTGCAAAGCTACCTGATGAGATGGATAAGCTTCTATCACTTAAGAAAATAACATTGTTTGAGTCACCAGGCTTGACAGCACTGCCGTCCTCCATCTGCCATCTGAAAAAATTAAAATTCCTTGACATCTCGTCGTGCATATGCCTGAAGGTGAACAAGTGGAGACGCTGTGAACTGAAGGATACTCTTCAAAGAGTAGCCAAAATGTCCTCTCTTAAACGCGTGATTTGTGATAAGAAGAATGAGCAGCTGTTCAAAAGCACCTCCAGGACTGACCTTAAAGTTCATACTGTGGTGGAGCAAGAAGGTAATTTGGATTGGCTGTATTTGAAGACTTTGAATGGACGAAATTAG